GCCCTTCCTTAAAGTAATCCAAGTCCACTTCATAAGGTTTGAAAGGTTTAAAATCCATAACCGAGATATGTCCTGGTGTGTGCTCATCCTCAGGCTCGTAAACCAACGTAAATATGCCCCATATTTCATCTGCCATTAGCTCCGGATGAGCTTCTATAAGAGATCGAGGTATTATGCCTTCCCCTGGACCTATGCCGAAATCTGGTATGGAAAAGCGTATGATGCCCTTCTTAATGTCTGCTTGTGTCTGTACGCGCGCCAACACCGTATATGGTTCTTGAGTCTGAACAAGCTGTTTCTTGATAATCTGTGCTTGCTTCTTATCTGGGAGAAACCTGTCAAGGTAACTAAGCAGACCTTGCTTATCCAGTGTGCCGTCTTCATCAGTGAACTTTTTTATGAGCCAATCTTTTATGAAGGATGGTATGTTTCTACCACTAAAGACGCCATAATTTTGTGGCATTTTGTAAACGGATTCATCCGGGAAAACGTCCCTTATCTTCCTGTCTAAGTCCTCGCTCATCATAAGCCCCTTTCTTCAATCCCACCCTTAACTTTGAATTGTACTTCCTGTTCAAATCCGGGTACTGTGATTTTAGCCACATAATCACCTGATCGGAGGTTTTTCAGGCTAACTTCGAACCAATCCTTTGTTCGTGTTGCTTCATACCTGTTAGACCCAATGACTACCTCCGGAACAGCTTTGGGTTCGGGTTTTAACCGAAAACGAAGTACACGGTTTCGCACAGATATGCTAGGTGTCTCCAACTCTACTTCGTATTCTACTTTCTTAGCCACTCTGGCGAAAATGACCGGAACCAAAACTTCTTCAGGTGTTGCCCCACCATGGGACTCTCTTTTTGGCGTTTGCGAAACGGATATGTGCCTTAACGCAAGTACGAATTTTCTCTCACTTTCTGGATCCTCGTAAACAACAACATCCTCATCGTGTGGCACCTTCTGTCCCGGGTCAAGCTCGGCGTAACGCCCTTCGTCGCGAACCTTCTCGAACTTAAACTTATGTACTTTTTGAAACTTATTGCATGCAAAAACCGTAAACCCATGATCAGAAACCAGGCAAAAGTCCTTCTTCAAAGAAGCCAAAGGCGGGAGGATTTCGTCTGCGACCAACTCCAGCTCCTTAACTAAATCATCCGGGTATTGGTATGTGGTTTTGCCATGAATGTAGCTGTCCAGTGCATCAATTCTTTCAATACCTTGAAACATATTAGAACCTGTGGTGCTTGGCAAGTTCGCTCTGGCAAGATGAACTTCCGCTTCGTATCCCATTTCCTCCAATTTTTTGCACACCAATGATGCAAACTCCATGCCCAAACCATCTACCCAATGGAGTGAGCCGCAAATATCACCACCAATTAACTTTGCGGCCGTAGGTAAAGAGTAATACCAATCGTAAAAAGAAGATTCATCCTTGTTTAAGTCTTCCAGCAAGGATTCTAATTCGTCAGTAATTGTATTTCTTAACTTGCAGCGCTTGTATTCATTTATGTAGGCAAGTAGTTTATCAGTAAATGGCGAATCGCTAACCACGTTCACATCTGAAAGGTAGTAGTGAAGAGCAGAATACTTATCTTTTAAGTCATTCACTAACTCCCAGTTTCTAACTAGCCATTTCCTCTCAGCAAAGGTAATTCCGGTTACCAAGGGCGCTAAAGTCGATGGATCACCCGTGCTTAGCTTCTCTTCCAGCTCACGTTCTATTTGAATCGGAACCCGTTTGCCTAAGAGTGTATGTATGTCGCGAAGAACAACGAAGCGCTGAGCCAACAACTCTTTTGAAAGCGTTTCTTGAAAAGGACTCATCCAACACTGTTCAACAAACTCCTCAACCGACATACCACGCATGGCTCCAAATGTTAATCTAACAAACTCTAACGCATCGTCATCAGTACAACGCACAACGAAGTTCTTAATGACCCATCTTTCATAATCATTTTTCGATTTACTAACAAAAATATCTGTCCAATTAGCTTCTTCTGCATTGTTGAGGTTGTATTTTTTCTCCAGCAGCGTCCTCACTGAATGTAATTTAGTATTTCTAAACTCATTAATTAGCTCGGTCCAAAAGCCCTCTTCACCCTTTTCGTATGGAATACAGCTAACATCGATGTGCATTACCTTTTGTAAGAATTCAGGCGGCGTATCTAAATCAATAAAGGATACAACGTCGTCTGAGCAATAACAGGTTTTCGTGCGCAAAGTTTGAGAACAACATATGAACTCGTTCTGCTTGGGTCCTTGCCAAAGT
The genomic region above belongs to Coprothermobacter proteolyticus DSM 5265 and contains:
- the pglZ gene encoding BREX-4 system phosphatase PglZ; protein product: MNVTGFDELAALVNQDKASNIPSATRYPVRFIFVKDVWTVKNIVEMLKQRSAMVVDVSNVFPLNFSSDGFPTASTLLQEISTQDGDLVVVSAGNLIRFWSDDEFGLLVSSLMEFENSLRTPNRRIYVILEGLAERFDAVFWDKRRRHIGIDPRWVLDSPRSTVRVNMLRFDYQINGRNVLPDVKSLAGLWQGPKQNEFICCSQTLRTKTCYCSDDVVSFIDLDTPPEFLQKVMHIDVSCIPYEKGEEGFWTELINEFRNTKLHSVRTLLEKKYNLNNAEEANWTDIFVSKSKNDYERWVIKNFVVRCTDDDALEFVRLTFGAMRGMSVEEFVEQCWMSPFQETLSKELLAQRFVVLRDIHTLLGKRVPIQIERELEEKLSTGDPSTLAPLVTGITFAERKWLVRNWELVNDLKDKYSALHYYLSDVNVVSDSPFTDKLLAYINEYKRCKLRNTITDELESLLEDLNKDESSFYDWYYSLPTAAKLIGGDICGSLHWVDGLGMEFASLVCKKLEEMGYEAEVHLARANLPSTTGSNMFQGIERIDALDSYIHGKTTYQYPDDLVKELELVADEILPPLASLKKDFCLVSDHGFTVFACNKFQKVHKFKFEKVRDEGRYAELDPGQKVPHDEDVVVYEDPESERKFVLALRHISVSQTPKRESHGGATPEEVLVPVIFARVAKKVEYEVELETPSISVRNRVLRFRLKPEPKAVPEVVIGSNRYEATRTKDWFEVSLKNLRSGDYVAKITVPGFEQEVQFKVKGGIEERGL